CGCCGGAGGCCGATCGCGCGCTGCGCCAGGCGATGCGGCGCGTGGACACCATCGCGCTCGTGCATCAGACCCTGAGCGAGGAGATCGACGGGCAGGTCCCCGTGGACGACCTGCTCAAGCGTCAGTTCCGGCTCGCCGTGGAGGTCTCCGGCGACGGGCGGCCCCTCGAGGCGGCCGCCTCGGGGGAGTTCGGGGAGCTGCCCTCGCACGTGACCACCCCGCTCGCGCTCGTGCTCAACGAGCTCGCCGCCAACGCCGTGGAGCACGGCACGGCCCCGGCCGGCGGACGGGTGGAGCTGCACGCCGAGCGCGAGCTCACGCCCGCCGGATCGGTCCTGGTCGTCTCCGTCACGGACGGCGGGTCCGGCGTCCAGGACGGCTGGTCCCCGGGGGAGTTCCAGCCGGCCGCGGACGGGGCGGGGCTGGGGCTGCGAATCGTCCAGACGATGGTGGAGGGGGACCTGCGCGGCACCCTGCGGTGGGAGCGGCTGCCCGACGGCGGCACGCGGGTGGTGCTGCGCATCCCGACCGCCTGATCCGGGCCGGGCAGGACGAAGGCCCCGCCGAGTGATCGGCGGGGCCTGTCCGAGGGGCTCCGAGACGGCGGGGCGTCAGGAGGCGCGGCGGGCGCGCGCGGCGCGGCGCTTCATGGCCCGGCGCTCGTCCTCGCTCATGCCGCCCCAGACGCCGGAGTCCTGCCCGGACTCCATGGCCCACTTCAGGCACGTGTCCAC
The sequence above is a segment of the Micrococcus endophyticus genome. Coding sequences within it:
- a CDS encoding WhiB family transcriptional regulator, with the protein product MDWRSKAACLDKDPELFFPVGNTGPALLQIEEAKAVCRSCEVVDTCLKWAMESGQDSGVWGGMSEDERRAMKRRAARARRAS